Proteins encoded in a region of the Verrucomicrobiota bacterium genome:
- a CDS encoding sel1 repeat family protein — MRPLRCRRFAPALVLAAGLLSGCNRDTAAGKPAANRSRGDDPLRDVPRRHAQQLAPVELSGMKQAAGAPVTAPRAPSKNSRSAESNFREGLAYWEATGVDRDRAEAVKYFQLAADAGHARAAAFLGAAYRVGDGVAHDPVQTVKWFTVAAEQGHDLSQAILGSLYNTGECVEKNPVEAVKWFRAAAEQGRVEAMGNLGAMLFLGQGTTNNFVEAYKWLHLAAQAQNPLAIKNRGEVAKRLTAAQMAEGRKLATEFRARPTTNSLPAAATP; from the coding sequence ATGCGCCCGCTTCGCTGCCGAAGATTTGCTCCCGCGCTCGTGCTCGCGGCGGGTTTGCTTTCGGGATGCAACCGGGACACCGCGGCGGGCAAGCCGGCCGCAAACCGATCGCGCGGCGATGACCCTTTGCGCGACGTGCCGCGGCGTCACGCGCAGCAACTCGCCCCCGTCGAGCTGTCCGGCATGAAGCAAGCCGCGGGCGCGCCGGTGACCGCGCCTCGCGCGCCGTCGAAGAACTCGCGCAGCGCCGAATCGAACTTCCGCGAAGGGCTCGCCTATTGGGAGGCGACGGGCGTGGATCGCGACCGCGCCGAGGCCGTGAAATACTTCCAGCTCGCCGCCGACGCCGGTCATGCGCGCGCCGCGGCTTTCCTCGGCGCCGCGTATCGCGTCGGCGACGGCGTCGCGCACGACCCGGTGCAGACGGTGAAGTGGTTCACCGTTGCGGCAGAGCAGGGGCACGACCTGTCGCAGGCCATCCTCGGCTCGCTCTACAACACCGGCGAGTGCGTGGAGAAAAACCCGGTCGAGGCCGTGAAGTGGTTCCGCGCCGCGGCCGAGCAGGGCCGCGTGGAGGCGATGGGCAACCTCGGCGCCATGCTGTTCCTCGGCCAGGGCACGACGAACAACTTCGTCGAGGCTTACAAGTGGCTGCACCTCGCCGCGCAGGCGCAGAATCCGCTCGCGATCAAGAACCGTGGCGAGGTCGCCAAGCGCCTCACCGCGGCGCAGATGGCCGAGGGCCGCAAACTCGCCACGGAGTTCCGCGCCCGGCCGACCACCAACTCGCTGCCCGCCGCAGCGACGCCGTGA